One Papaver somniferum cultivar HN1 chromosome 10, ASM357369v1, whole genome shotgun sequence genomic window carries:
- the LOC113317969 gene encoding uncharacterized protein LOC113317969, translated as MHDCDENEPSELKFRVARKWEEIDFMATNEVTTLDLLMIDENGDTMHDIVPKKLIWKFRPLLHEGGLYTLAKFNTTTEKSRFLPSKNDHRLFFKWDTEVDCLLGDTGGIPMHAFSFVEFGNLESRINNIHLTGSHCFS; from the exons ATGCATGATTGTGATGAAAATGAACCTTCAGAACTCAAGTTTCGTGTTGCGAGAAAATGGGAAGAGATCGATTTCATGGCGACGAACGAAGTCACTACTTTGGATTTACTAATGATTGACGAAAAC GGAGATACCATGCACGACATCGTCCCTAAGAAATTGATATGGAAGTTCAGGCCATTGCTCCATGAAGGAGGGCTCTATACACTCGCCAAGTTCAACACCACAACGGAGAAATCCAGATTTCTTCCATCGAAGAATGATCATCGGTTATTCTTCAAATGGGATACCGAGGTTGACTGTTTGTTGGGAGATACCGGAGGCATTCCCATGCATGCCTTTTCCTTTGTTGAATTTGGTAACTTAGAGTCTAGGATAAACAATATCCACCTTACGGGTAGTCATTGTTTTTCCTAA
- the LOC113317074 gene encoding putative F-box protein At1g67623, which yields MADIKTCYRGSMLMIKSIPHEVLTEILAKVASSSLADHLNVNQTCKFFHEVAQDDFILRHASLDEVPVIQWTSKAEVASFLKRCEHAQNPEVLYRQGMVEFFYNNQIELGRELLQRSSNSGHTVATYVLGIIFLDSGDNQSILRGRELLNRILTKRSNNERSRGEDVEECRRKSRRVIRQLWVNNSLNPSNPSQSQACNSSRCTTSQKNVNGWSSDYEDMSDCEICRCNREFSHFIKMVLGVN from the exons ATGGCTGATATTAAGACATGTTATAGAGGGAGTATGCTGATGATCAAATCCATACCGCATGAAGTTCTTACAGAGATATTGGCGAAGGTGGCTTCTTCATCATTAGCTGACCACTTAAACGTCAACCAAAC TTGCAAGTTTTTCCATGAAGTTGCACAGGACGATTTTATACTCCGACATGCCTCCCTTGATGAAGTCCCAGTAATTCAATGGACCTCGAAGGCCGAGGTTGCATCTTTCCTGAAACGATGCGAACACGCTCAAAATCCAGAAGTTCTGTATAGGCAAGGAATG gTGGAGTTCTTTTATAACAACCAAATCGAGTTAGGACGGGAGTTATTGCAAAGATCATCTAATTCTGGGCATACAGTTGCCACATATGTTCTAGGAATTATATTCCTTGATTCTGGTGATAATCAATCAATCCTTAGAGGGAGAGAATTATTGAACAGAATATTAACAAAAAGATCCAATAACGAGAGATCAAGAGGTGAAGATGTCGAAGAATGTCGAAGGAAATCAAGGAGGGTTATTAGGCAATTGTGGGTTAACAATTCTCTTAATCCCTCAAATCCCTCACAAAGCCAAGCTTGCAATAGTTCAAGATGCACAACTAGTCAGAAAAATGTAAATGGATGGTCGTCGGATTACGAAGATATGTCGGATTGCGAAATATGCAGATGCAACCGCGAGTTTTCTCATTTTATTAAAATGGTACTAGGTGTCAACTAG